One region of Pirellulales bacterium genomic DNA includes:
- a CDS encoding aldolase yields the protein MRTSKIKAKLARNEPALCTSLSLADPAIFELTSLMGFDGIWMDLEHHTASLETAAHLMRAARVGSADIVARPAKGEFMRMSRMLEIGAQGIMYPRCDNAAEAAEVVRWAKFAPDGMRGFDGGNADAAYTSMSLSDYVAHANRETFIIIQLEHPQAIEQADAIAAVPGVDALMVGPADFSILGGFPGEFDHPQMTAALDKTARAARQTGKHWAFLAQNAELADHALKMGAALIFHFSDLVAVKNALERVQQQFSPMGFTFDDCRNGKAANEYAGTDAAPRFSKPPMFIRGNMANQEQCS from the coding sequence ATGCGAACGAGCAAAATCAAAGCTAAGCTAGCTCGAAATGAGCCTGCACTATGTACGTCATTAAGTCTTGCGGACCCAGCCATATTTGAGCTAACGAGCCTGATGGGGTTCGACGGCATTTGGATGGATTTGGAGCATCATACGGCCAGCTTGGAGACCGCCGCCCATCTGATGCGCGCCGCTCGCGTCGGTTCTGCGGACATTGTGGCGCGGCCTGCCAAGGGCGAGTTCATGCGGATGAGCCGAATGTTGGAAATCGGCGCTCAGGGAATCATGTACCCACGGTGCGACAACGCCGCGGAAGCTGCAGAAGTTGTGCGTTGGGCCAAGTTCGCCCCCGATGGAATGCGAGGATTCGACGGCGGGAACGCGGATGCCGCCTACACTTCGATGAGCCTGTCCGACTATGTCGCTCACGCGAATCGAGAAACGTTTATTATTATCCAACTCGAACATCCACAAGCCATCGAACAAGCCGATGCGATCGCGGCGGTTCCCGGTGTTGACGCGCTCATGGTTGGTCCGGCCGACTTCAGTATTCTCGGGGGATTCCCCGGCGAGTTCGACCACCCACAGATGACCGCGGCGCTTGACAAAACGGCGCGTGCCGCGCGTCAAACAGGTAAGCACTGGGCCTTTCTTGCGCAGAATGCCGAACTTGCCGATCACGCCCTAAAGATGGGCGCAGCGTTGATCTTTCATTTTTCAGATCTGGTTGCCGTCAAGAATGCCCTTGAGCGAGTCCAACAGCAATTCTCACCGATGGGGTTTACCTTCGACGACTGTCGCAATGGCAAGGCTGCCAACGAATATGCAGGCACCGACGCTGCACCTCGCTTCTCCAAGCCACCGATGTTCATCCGCGGAAATATGGCCAATCAAGAGCAATGCTCGTAA